The following proteins come from a genomic window of Lachnoclostridium phytofermentans ISDg:
- a CDS encoding GNAT family N-acetyltransferase gives MRGKAYFRILGFVIDNRYRNKGIGSEALKMAIQYIYHKYGKVAFLLECHKENLTALRFYEKLGFKNTYIINKQGKDYFMMKDVEA, from the coding sequence TTGAGAGGAAAGGCATACTTTCGAATATTGGGGTTCGTCATTGATAATCGATATCGGAATAAAGGGATTGGTTCGGAAGCATTAAAAATGGCAATCCAATATATTTATCACAAATATGGTAAAGTTGCTTTTCTATTGGAATGTCATAAGGAAAATTTAACCGCATTAAGATTTTATGAGAAGTTAGGTTTTAAGAATACATATATTATCAACAAACAAGGCAAGGATTATTTTATGATGAAAGATGTAGAAGCATAA
- a CDS encoding lysophospholipid acyltransferase family protein — MNKLLLRFVKLLPEHLITKFVKFYVNSQMKKHVSLDVKGLENLDSDLKRPYLFVCNHLSNSDGLVLNKVLEKENIIFVAGKKLESNSLTALGFKIVRSISILPNSPDKDAIKKVISAVKEGNSILIFPEGTRSRTAKMIEGKKGILLFAKLTNAPIVPIGIWGTEKFMPIEEDMGKEAFNDANININIGEVFNLPKKSEDETKGNWEANCLNHIMVSISELLPREYRGFYADKNK, encoded by the coding sequence ATGAATAAATTATTATTGAGATTTGTGAAACTATTACCTGAGCATTTAATAACTAAATTTGTTAAGTTTTATGTTAATTCGCAGATGAAAAAGCATGTAAGTTTAGATGTAAAAGGTCTTGAAAACTTAGATAGTGATTTAAAAAGACCTTATTTGTTTGTGTGCAATCATTTAAGCAATTCAGATGGTTTAGTATTGAACAAAGTACTAGAAAAAGAGAATATTATTTTTGTCGCTGGAAAAAAATTAGAATCTAATTCTCTAACCGCTTTAGGATTTAAAATCGTTAGATCAATATCAATATTGCCAAATTCACCTGATAAAGATGCGATTAAAAAGGTCATTAGCGCAGTAAAAGAAGGTAACAGCATTTTAATATTTCCCGAAGGTACTCGGAGCAGAACAGCAAAGATGATTGAAGGGAAAAAAGGAATTTTGCTCTTTGCAAAGCTCACCAATGCTCCTATAGTACCAATAGGTATTTGGGGTACGGAAAAATTTATGCCTATAGAGGAAGATATGGGTAAAGAGGCATTTAATGATGCTAATATAAATATTAACATAGGTGAAGTTTTCAATCTGCCTAAAAAAAGTGAGGATGAAACCAAAGGAAACTGGGAAGCAAATTGTTTAAATCATATTATGGTGAGTATTTCTGAACTTTTACCAAGAGAATATAGAGGATTTTATGCTGACAAAAACAAATAG
- a CDS encoding glycoside hydrolase family 1 protein, translated as MAFQLLPNMQLGVASAPAQIEGGDVNHNWNNWYHLGHIKDASSPQRANQHWEHWQEDIELMHSMGVKRYRLGIEWARIEPSEGNWNKEVIKHYRKLLTFMKSQGIEPLLTLHHFTNPMWFEKKEGFTKEQNIPAFLRYVSYAVHSFGDLVSEYITINEPNVYATLGYYGGGFPPGDNSVQLTSKVMSVMATCHIKSYRMIHRIRSKMGYTDTKVSFAHHARVFAPENPRNPLHISYTVLSKWMFQGALAKACLTGQFLPPLRNINHVPRGQYADFLGLNYYTRSTISKLGDGVANDGPKNDLGWEIYPHGIVSCAQELYSILKRPIYITENGTCDNQDTFRSRYIYEHLKALCASNLPITRYYHWCFCDNFEWLEGESARFGIVHIDYETQKRTIKQSGRFYNEIIEQGGVTEQLYEKYVHEEEYHS; from the coding sequence ATGGCATTTCAATTATTACCTAATATGCAGCTTGGAGTAGCTAGTGCACCTGCCCAGATTGAAGGCGGAGATGTTAATCATAACTGGAACAATTGGTACCACCTTGGGCATATTAAGGATGCTTCAAGTCCACAGCGGGCGAATCAGCACTGGGAACACTGGCAGGAAGACATTGAATTAATGCATAGCATGGGAGTCAAGAGATATCGCCTCGGCATCGAATGGGCCCGAATAGAACCTAGCGAGGGCAATTGGAATAAAGAAGTGATAAAGCATTATCGTAAGTTGCTGACCTTTATGAAAAGCCAAGGAATTGAGCCGTTGTTAACCCTGCACCATTTTACAAATCCAATGTGGTTTGAAAAAAAGGAAGGATTTACGAAAGAACAAAACATTCCTGCTTTTCTACGCTATGTCTCCTATGCTGTCCATTCGTTTGGTGATTTGGTTTCAGAATATATTACCATCAACGAACCAAATGTCTATGCAACTTTGGGGTATTACGGCGGAGGATTTCCTCCGGGAGATAATTCCGTCCAATTGACTTCTAAGGTAATGTCCGTCATGGCAACCTGCCATATCAAATCCTACCGTATGATTCATAGAATCCGCAGTAAGATGGGATATACCGACACTAAGGTTTCGTTTGCCCACCATGCACGCGTATTTGCACCAGAAAATCCAAGGAATCCTCTTCACATCTCCTATACAGTACTTTCCAAATGGATGTTTCAGGGTGCCCTTGCAAAGGCTTGTTTGACCGGACAATTTTTACCTCCACTAAGAAATATTAATCATGTCCCTCGCGGACAATATGCTGATTTTCTTGGGTTAAATTACTACACCCGTTCCACGATCAGTAAGCTGGGTGACGGAGTAGCAAATGATGGTCCGAAGAATGATCTTGGATGGGAAATATATCCTCATGGAATCGTTTCTTGTGCACAAGAATTGTATTCTATTCTGAAACGCCCAATCTATATTACCGAAAATGGTACCTGTGACAATCAGGATACCTTTCGTTCCCGCTATATTTATGAGCATTTGAAAGCCTTGTGTGCAAGTAATCTTCCTATAACTCGCTACTATCATTGGTGCTTCTGTGACAATTTTGAATGGCTAGAGGGGGAAAGTGCACGCTTTGGAATTGTACATATTGATTACGAAACACAGAAACGAACCATAAAGCAGAGCGGTCGCTTTTACAATGAAATCATAGAACAGGGAGGCGTAACGGAACAACTCTATGAAAAATACGTCCATGAGGAGGAATACCATTCATGA
- a CDS encoding cold-shock protein, with translation MKKGTVKWFNSQKGFGFISDEQGNDVFVHYSGLAMDGFKTLEDGQSVTFEVTTGQRGLQAVNVLPA, from the coding sequence ATGAAAAAAGGTACAGTAAAATGGTTTAACTCACAAAAAGGATTTGGTTTTATTTCTGACGAACAAGGTAATGATGTATTTGTTCACTATTCAGGTCTTGCTATGGATGGTTTTAAGACATTGGAAGATGGCCAGTCAGTAACATTTGAAGTTACTACCGGTCAACGTGGCTTACAAGCTGTTAATGTATTACCTGCTTAA
- a CDS encoding alpha-galactosidase gives MISFENDVFWLDTDTTSYVFRITPYGHPEHIYYGRKLAHQPVDALALKRTATIGSSVLYEPNDPLYCLDHLSLEWSGIGRGDYRFSPAEIKMPDGSFTNDFIYDSYRIMDGCTPMEELPFAKSEDAQTLEIVLVDNVGHATLSLYYTVFSQTDVITRRCTLRNQGPNFQNKSHSLQQNDEQISTLQDSQSHLEVKNSCENEQHKESPIVIRRLMSMMVDLPNQSYQLITFDGDWIKEAHRHDRLLMPGMYVNGSVTGTSSNRHNPGFLLANERADETHGNVYGFNLIYSGNHFGGAELSPHGLVRVTLGINPHCFEWVLNPGESFSTPQAVMTFSDQGFHGMSRHFHDFINQHIVPEYWQNRERPILYNSWEAYFFKFNQRKLLHTAKHARSLGMELFVLDDGWFGKRNNDNAGLGDYEVNKKKFPHGISAFSRKIRKMGMEFGLWFEPEMVNEDSDLYRKHPDWAVHTPRRNPTYGRNQLVLDLCNPKVRDYIVESVGTVLDDAEVSYVKWDMNRHISDAYSRLLSEQGEFFHRYILGLYEILKRIFAPRPHILLETCSSGGNRFDLGMLCFGPQIWVSDCTDPVERLSIQGGLSFLYPPSTFGAHVSEAPHQQTLRQTPLATRFHTACFGCLGYELELKYLSKIERSEIREQIAFYKLHRPTLQFGKFRRLEPIKSNIIQWQCTEKDESKAIAGYFQTLANANPEHDILIVSDLNEKYNYQVTTKRQRLFIKRFGGLIKHVLPVSLNPDGFLLRLVNRFYALLDCTEEYIGDGRLLGSGILLNNQFMGSYYNFETRLLGDFGSNLYLIKQMESEVS, from the coding sequence ATGATTTCCTTTGAAAATGATGTCTTTTGGCTAGATACGGATACTACCTCTTATGTGTTTCGTATTACTCCATATGGACACCCTGAACATATTTATTATGGACGTAAACTGGCACATCAGCCGGTGGATGCTCTTGCACTGAAACGAACAGCTACTATCGGTTCATCCGTACTATATGAGCCAAACGATCCGCTGTATTGTCTTGACCATCTTAGCTTAGAATGGTCCGGTATCGGGCGGGGCGACTACCGTTTCAGCCCAGCTGAAATCAAAATGCCAGACGGGAGTTTTACCAATGATTTTATTTACGATTCTTATCGTATCATGGATGGCTGCACTCCGATGGAAGAATTACCTTTTGCAAAATCTGAAGATGCGCAGACACTTGAAATTGTTCTGGTAGATAACGTTGGACATGCAACTTTAAGTCTTTATTACACTGTATTTTCACAGACCGATGTAATTACACGCCGTTGTACCTTAAGAAATCAGGGACCGAATTTTCAAAATAAATCTCATTCCTTACAGCAAAACGATGAGCAAATATCGACACTCCAAGATTCTCAAAGCCACTTGGAAGTAAAGAATTCCTGTGAAAATGAGCAACATAAAGAAAGTCCCATCGTTATCCGCCGTCTTATGAGTATGATGGTAGACCTCCCAAATCAAAGCTATCAACTAATTACCTTTGACGGAGATTGGATTAAAGAGGCACATCGGCATGATCGTCTGTTAATGCCAGGAATGTATGTAAATGGTTCTGTTACCGGAACAAGCTCCAATCGTCATAACCCAGGATTTCTCCTCGCCAATGAACGTGCCGATGAAACTCATGGTAATGTTTATGGTTTTAATCTGATTTACAGCGGTAATCATTTTGGAGGTGCGGAACTATCTCCCCATGGTTTGGTACGTGTTACACTTGGTATTAACCCCCACTGTTTTGAATGGGTATTAAATCCTGGAGAATCTTTTTCTACCCCTCAAGCAGTGATGACTTTCTCTGATCAGGGATTCCATGGTATGAGTCGACATTTTCATGATTTTATTAACCAGCATATCGTACCAGAATATTGGCAAAACAGAGAGCGCCCGATTCTCTACAACAGTTGGGAAGCTTATTTTTTTAAATTTAACCAACGAAAACTATTACATACCGCAAAGCACGCCCGTTCTCTTGGCATGGAGCTTTTTGTATTGGATGACGGCTGGTTTGGCAAGCGTAACAATGACAATGCTGGACTTGGTGATTATGAAGTAAATAAAAAGAAATTCCCTCATGGAATATCCGCATTTTCCCGTAAAATCCGTAAAATGGGTATGGAATTTGGCTTATGGTTTGAGCCAGAGATGGTAAATGAGGACTCAGACCTATACCGAAAACATCCGGATTGGGCGGTACATACGCCACGTAGGAATCCTACCTATGGCAGGAATCAGTTGGTTCTTGATTTGTGCAATCCGAAAGTTAGGGATTATATCGTAGAATCCGTGGGGACGGTATTAGATGATGCGGAAGTATCTTATGTTAAATGGGATATGAACCGACACATCAGCGACGCTTATTCTAGGTTGCTTTCAGAACAGGGGGAATTCTTTCACCGATACATCTTAGGATTATATGAGATACTGAAACGAATCTTTGCCCCGCGCCCCCACATCTTGTTGGAAACCTGCTCCAGCGGTGGCAACCGTTTTGACCTTGGGATGCTTTGCTTTGGTCCGCAAATCTGGGTTTCCGACTGTACTGATCCAGTAGAAAGGCTTTCCATTCAAGGCGGATTATCTTTTCTCTACCCTCCCTCTACTTTTGGCGCTCACGTGTCCGAAGCACCACACCAGCAGACCTTGCGGCAGACGCCCCTTGCTACCCGCTTTCATACCGCCTGCTTTGGATGCTTGGGCTATGAGCTTGAGTTAAAATACCTTTCAAAAATAGAGCGTTCAGAAATTCGGGAGCAAATAGCATTTTATAAATTGCACCGCCCTACCCTACAGTTTGGGAAATTCCGCCGCTTAGAGCCTATAAAATCAAACATCATCCAATGGCAATGTACCGAAAAGGATGAAAGTAAAGCAATCGCAGGGTATTTTCAAACCTTGGCAAATGCCAATCCAGAACATGATATTCTTATCGTGTCAGATTTAAATGAAAAATATAACTATCAGGTTACTACGAAACGTCAGCGTCTGTTTATCAAACGATTTGGAGGACTGATTAAACACGTTCTTCCTGTATCACTAAATCCGGACGGTTTTTTATTAAGACTGGTCAACCGTTTCTATGCTCTCCTCGACTGTACAGAAGAATATATTGGAGATGGCCGCCTGCTTGGAAGTGGGATTCTTTTAAACAACCAGTTTATGGGAAGTTATTATAATTTTGAAACTAGGTTACTGGGAGATTTCGGCTCTAATCTCTACCTAATTAAACAAATGGAAAGTGAGGTTTCCTAA
- a CDS encoding glycoside-pentoside-hexuronide (GPH):cation symporter: MNQLHKSNRFTFGIGTIGRDMVYSLISMYLTFYLTDVIEVSTKVLWWITGITLLCRVFDAFNDPIMGLIVDNTHSRFGKFKPWIALGAVLSSIFTVLLFTDFHTKGSAFVILYTILYLSWGISFTINDISYWSMLPSLSLLQSEREKIGSIARICANIGLFFVVAGIVPITKAWGTSLDSLPKAYFYFSLLVVAIMLAGQMITLFGVRESHQIKEQKQHTSLKELLFVIIKNDQLTITAVAMALFMIGYVTTTSFGIYFFKYAYGNEDMYAIFALILGVSQIAALSIFPMLGKRYERKTLYTFSIILVLIGYLLFFFSSNHNMILIGISGVLIFVGQAFVQIMMLMFLADSVDYGHWKLGKRNDSISFSLQPFINKIGGAVANGIVTVIVIVSGIKNASSAKDVTSGGLLMMKIAMLLFPLLCILCSYILYRSKYKIDRKLHNQILQDLAERGELNTVESD, encoded by the coding sequence ATGAATCAATTACATAAATCCAACCGTTTTACCTTTGGAATTGGAACCATCGGTAGAGATATGGTCTATTCGCTGATCAGCATGTATTTAACGTTTTATCTTACTGATGTCATCGAAGTTTCTACCAAAGTCCTTTGGTGGATTACCGGTATTACTTTACTTTGCCGTGTTTTTGACGCTTTTAATGATCCTATTATGGGACTTATTGTGGACAATACCCATTCTAGATTTGGTAAATTCAAGCCTTGGATTGCGTTAGGTGCAGTATTGTCTAGTATTTTTACTGTCCTTCTTTTTACGGATTTCCATACAAAAGGATCAGCATTTGTAATACTTTATACTATACTCTATCTATCTTGGGGAATTAGCTTTACCATTAACGATATTTCTTACTGGTCGATGCTACCATCCTTAAGTCTGTTACAGAGTGAGCGGGAGAAAATTGGCTCAATCGCACGTATTTGCGCAAATATCGGTCTGTTCTTTGTGGTTGCAGGCATTGTACCTATTACTAAAGCATGGGGTACTTCCCTCGACAGTTTGCCAAAGGCATATTTTTACTTCTCTTTACTAGTGGTAGCAATTATGTTGGCAGGCCAGATGATTACACTATTCGGAGTCCGGGAGTCCCATCAAATTAAAGAACAAAAGCAGCATACCTCCCTAAAAGAATTACTTTTTGTAATTATAAAAAATGACCAACTTACTATTACCGCTGTTGCTATGGCTTTATTTATGATTGGTTATGTCACAACCACCAGTTTCGGAATTTATTTTTTCAAATATGCATATGGCAATGAAGATATGTACGCGATCTTTGCCCTAATCCTAGGTGTGTCCCAGATTGCTGCACTATCTATCTTTCCGATGCTTGGGAAACGCTATGAGCGCAAAACCTTGTATACCTTTTCTATCATACTTGTGTTAATTGGTTATCTTTTGTTTTTCTTCTCTTCAAATCACAATATGATTTTGATTGGTATTTCCGGTGTCTTGATATTTGTAGGGCAAGCTTTTGTTCAGATTATGATGTTAATGTTTCTAGCTGATTCAGTGGATTATGGCCATTGGAAGCTTGGAAAACGTAATGATTCGATATCCTTTTCTTTGCAGCCTTTTATTAATAAAATTGGAGGAGCTGTTGCAAATGGTATCGTAACTGTGATTGTTATTGTTTCCGGAATTAAGAATGCATCTTCTGCTAAAGATGTTACTTCTGGTGGGCTATTGATGATGAAAATAGCCATGCTTTTGTTCCCGCTTCTATGCATACTATGTAGTTATATTCTTTACCGTAGTAAATACAAGATTGACCGTAAACTACATAATCAAATCTTACAAGATCTTGCCGAGCGTGGTGAATTGAATACAGTAGAATCAGATTAA
- a CDS encoding CAP domain-containing protein, with protein MKLTRFVVASMATIATVTTLSTPTAVKAASFNDLCTQLNGNVITVSGSNQDEIMSKLKDYGINLNNLNLENCPGSSNIVVPETEVKKPETEVPKVEVPKVEAPGQSGKNDGGSESKTDLSYAEQVVKLVNEERAKNGLSPLTIDKSVESAALVRSKEIEKSFSHTRPNGSTFSTALKEQGVNYMAAGENIAWGQKSPEEVMQAWMNSEGHRANILNAKFTKIGVGYYQNSNGTKYWTQLFTN; from the coding sequence ATGAAATTAACACGATTTGTAGTAGCATCAATGGCAACAATAGCAACGGTCACAACCTTAAGTACACCAACGGCAGTAAAGGCTGCATCATTTAATGATTTATGTACACAATTAAACGGTAATGTGATAACGGTGAGCGGCAGTAATCAGGATGAGATAATGAGTAAGTTGAAGGATTATGGAATTAATCTTAATAATCTTAATTTAGAAAATTGCCCTGGTTCCTCAAATATTGTAGTTCCAGAAACAGAAGTGAAAAAACCAGAGACAGAAGTACCTAAGGTGGAAGTACCTAAGGTGGAAGCACCTGGTCAATCAGGAAAAAATGACGGTGGTTCTGAATCAAAAACAGATTTATCTTATGCAGAACAAGTTGTGAAATTAGTAAATGAAGAAAGAGCCAAAAATGGTCTTTCACCACTTACAATTGATAAGTCTGTGGAATCAGCAGCTCTAGTGAGATCAAAGGAAATTGAGAAATCATTTTCCCACACCAGACCAAACGGAAGTACTTTTAGTACTGCATTAAAAGAGCAGGGTGTAAACTATATGGCAGCAGGTGAAAATATTGCATGGGGCCAGAAATCACCTGAAGAAGTTATGCAGGCATGGATGAACAGTGAAGGCCACAGAGCAAATATTTTAAATGCAAAATTCACAAAAATCGGTGTTGGATATTATCAAAATTCCAATGGAACAAAATATTGGACACAGTTATTTACTAATTAA